DNA from Desulfovibrio sp. Huiquan2017:
TGTCCGCGCCGTGTCCCGGCTGGGAGACTACGGCGAGGCCATACCGTTCCTGGAGAACCGGGTCTGCCTGTTCGGCCGCGCGGAACTCCTGGCCGATGGCGATGCCCTGCGGGCCATGCTCGACCCCGACGGCAGGCTGGGCATGTCCACCCCGGGTGCGGACCCCGGCGGCGATTACGCCCTCATGGTCTTCGACCGGGCCGAGACCATCCGCCCGGGCAGCCGGGCCATGCTCCGCGACCGCGCCCGCTCCCTGGTTGGCGGAGACCTGCCCGGCCACCATGCGTCAACGGGGTCGCCCGTGGTCGATCTGTTCAGGACGGGCAAGGTGGACCTCTTTCTCGGCTACCGGACCACGGCCCTGGACGTGACCGCCCGCCATCCCGGCCTGACCATCCTGGACCTCCCCCCGGAACTCGCCGTTCGGCCCCTCTACGGCGCGGCGGCCCGCGCCACCGACGAGGCCCGCTCCGCCCTGGTGGCCCTGCTTTCCGCCACGGCCCGTCAAGCCGCCGAGGATTGCGGATTCACGCCCTTGCCCTCACCAGCCCGCTAAAAGACGAGACACCCCCGCCGCCGGGTTCAAACGGCCCACATGTGCCAAGTACTGCACACACGATGTGCAATTGCGCACGGTCGGGAACCCGTTTTCCCCCCGCATGAACGACAACCTGCCGAAAACACTCGCTTGCACATTTGGTGCGCGTATTGCATGAATACCCGACTCATCAACAGTGCGCGGAATCGGTCCGCTCTATTTTCATACCGCAAAAGTCTGGAATTATATCAGGGAGGAAATTCATGAAAGGCATTCAATCCATCGCCTTTATTGCCATGCTGTTCGTTTTGGGACTCGCCGGATCGGCGTCGGCCTTTTGGGGGTTCGGGGGTAACGAAACGGTCGCGGCCGTGAACGGGACGGTAACCATCCCCGTGGCCGACGTGGACGACGGGCAGGCGCATTTCTACACCTATGACGCGGGCGGCAAGGACGTGAAATTCTTCGTCCTGAAAAGCCGGGACGGAATCATCCGGGCGGCCTTCAACGCCTGCGACGTCTGTTTCGGGGAGAAAAAGGGGTACTCCCAAGAGGGCGACTTCATGATCTGCAACAACTGCGGCCAGCGGTTCCACTCCTCGCGCATCAACGAGGTCCGGGGCGGCTGCAATCCCTCGCCCCTGCACCGCAACGACGACGGGCGCAACGTGACCATCTCGGCCAACGACCTCAAGGACGGAGCGAGGTATTTCTAGCATGAACATCCTGACCATTCCCCTGCGCAACACCCGCAGGAAATGGGTCAAGACCGTGCTCCTGCTGCTGGTCTTCACCCTCGGGGTGACCTCCATCGTCTCCCTCAACTACGTATCCAGCGTGGTGGGCGGCTCCCTGGAAAAGAAGCTCTCGGCCTACGGGGCGAACATCCTGATCATGCCCAAGAGCGAAAAGCTGACCGTCAGTTACGGCGGCTTCGCCCTGGGCGACATGGCCCTCGGGGCGCATGACCTGGACGAGGCCCGGGTGGCCGACAAAATCGGCCACATCGCCCTTCGGGAACGCATCGCCGTGGTCGCGCCCAAGCTGGTGGCCATGGCCCGGGCCGGGGACACGGCCGTGGGCGTGGTGGGCGTGCGCTTCGACCGCGAAAAGGTCCTCAAGGGCTACTGGGCCGTGGACGGGGCCTATCCGGCCACGGACGACGGCGTGCTGGCCGGGGCCAAGGCCGCGGCCGCCCTCGGGCTCGCGCCCGGCTCGGAGCTGACCCTGGACGGGACCAAGGTCCGCGTGGCCGGAGTGCTCAAGCCCACGGGCTCGGACGACGATTCGGTCCTGTTCGCGGGCATGGACTTCGCCCAGGCGCACTTCGGCAAGCCCGGCCGCGTCAGCTTCGTGGAGGTGGCCGCCCTGTGCGCGGGCTGTCCCATCGAAGAGATCGTGTCCGAGCTGCGCACCGCCCTGCCCGGCACCGACATCCAGGCCCTTCAGTCCATCGTCAAGCAGCGCATGTACTCGGTGGACTTCGTCAAGAAACTCATTCTGACCGTGTCCCTGGTCATCCTGCTCATCGCCTGCTGCATGGTCGGCGTGACCATGCTCGCCTCGGTCAATGAACGGATCAAGGAAATCGGGCTCATGCGCTCGCTGGGCTTCAGCCGGGGCGGCGTCTTCGCCATCTTCTGCTTCGAGGCCGTGCTCATCGGCCTGGCGGCAGGCAGCGTCGGCTACACGGCGGGCTACGCCCTGAGCCTCAAGGTCCTGGCCCTGCTCGACATGGCCAAGGACGCGACCCTGGCCTTCAACCCCGCGCACCTGGCCCTGACCGGCCTGCTCATCGTGGCCGTGTCGGTCCTGTCCGCATTCCTGCCAGCCTGGAAGGCGGCCTCCGTGGAGCCGTCCGAGGCCCTCATCGCACTCTAGGAGCGACCATGTTCGAAGCGAAAAACATCACCAAGACCTTCCACGGCGAGGGCGGCGAGACCACTGTGCTCAACGGCGCGGACCTGCTGGTCGAGCCCGGCCGGTTCGTGTCCATAGTGGGCCGGTCCGGCTCGGGCAAGACCACTTTCCTGAACATTCTGTCCACCCTGCTGGCCCCTGATTCCGGACAATTGCTCTACCGGGGCGAGGATGTGGCCACCGTGTCCCGCGCGCGCCTGAACGAACTCAGGCGCAAGGATTTCGCGGTCATCTTCCAGTTCCACCACCTGCTGCCATACCTCACGGCGCGCGAAAACGTCCTGCTCCCGTATATGCAGGGGCTCGGCACCGTACCCGCCGAGGTGCGCAAACGGGCCGACGCCTGCCTGGAACGGGTGGGATTGTCCGGCAAGGGCGGCAAGCTGCCCGGACACCTGTCCGGCGGCGAGCAGCAGCGCGTGGCCATCGCCCGCGCCCTGGTCAAGGAATCCGCCATTCTGTTCGCGGATGAGCCCACGGGCAATCTGGACAAGGAAACCGGCGACGCCATCATGGGGTTGCTGAGCGAGCTCCGGCACGACGGCCTGGCCGTCATCATGGTCACCCACGATGAGGAATACGCGGCCCGGGCGGATCAAGCCGTCCGAATGGCCGACGGCCGGGTCGTGCGACAATAGGACGCGCACGGCAGCCGATAAAAAAAGCCGCCCCGAGGGACGGCTTTTTCTTTTTCGCAAGGGCGGACGTCTATTTCCCGAAGGGACACTTGGGGAAGGAGCAAGTCTTGCAATTCATGCAGAACCCGCCTTCGCCCAGGCGGGCCAGGTCCTTGCGGCGCAGCTCCTGTCCGGCGAGCACGCGTGGCAGGACCACGTCAAAGGCCGTGGTCTTGTAGAACAGGGCGCAGGCCGGGACGCCGATGATGGCCGCGTTCCTGAGCTTGCCCACCAGGGTCATGGTCCCGGGCAGCATGGGCACGCCGTAGTGGTCCGCATGCAGCCCCGCATCCTCCAGAGCCGCGCGGGTGACGTCGTCCGGGTCCACGGACATACCCGCCGTGGTCACGATGAGATCGCAGCCGCTGTCCAGCATGGCCTTGGCCGCTTTGGTGATGGCCGCGCGCTCGTCGGGTACGATGTCGGTCCGGTGCACGGTGCAGCCGAGCTGGATGACCTTGGACGAGACGATGGGGATGAACTTGTCCTCAATGAGCCCCTGGAACACCTCGGTGCCGGTGACCAGGATGCCGACCTTGGCGGGCTTGAGGGGCAGAACGGACAGGACCGGGCCTTCGCCGAGCGCTGTCAGGGCGCGGCTGAACCGGTCGCGGGAGATATACAGGGGAATGGCCCTGGTCCCGGCAATGCCCTTGCCCTCGGGCATGAGCGAACCGTCGTGCCGGGTGGCCAGCATGACGTCCGGGCTGAGGTTGAACCGGGAAAGCGCGTCCAGGTCGATGGACAGCATACCCGGATATTCGGCAAAAAAGTTGATCTTTCCTTCCTCCGGATCGGGATCGTAGGTCACGCCCGGCCCGGCCATGCGTTTCGCAAACGCCTTGACCGCATCGTTCTCATGAACCCACTCGTCCCCGGGAAGGGCCTCGCCGTCGTAGACGTTGAACTTGCCGATGCGCTGCAACCGGCAGACGTCGCCAATGCCGAGGATGTCGCCCGCCTTGGTGATGGGCCCCTTGGACTCGCCCGGCTCGATGCCGGTCATGTCGTGGACGACCTGTTTGCCCACGGCCTGTTCCACGGGCACGACCCGGAGGGCCGGAGCATCGTCCGAGCAGACGGCCCCTTCGATGGATTCATAGGGGGCCTCGCCCTGACAGCCCCGGCAGATGGAGCCGTCCGAGCCGGGATAGGCCTCGCCGCAGACCGGACAGACGTCGATGGTGGTCATATGGCCGTGGCCGAGATAACGCTTGGCGATAACCACGGGCCGGATCGAGCAGATGGTGTCGCCCGCCTCCTCGATTTCCTTGAAGAGCTGCTCCGTGTCCTGCTCGGCCTTGGGCTTCTCCTTCAGGAACCAGGCACGGATCTCCGGCCACTTCGCGAGCTTCTCCAGATCGACGGCCACGCGGAAGCCCTTGCCCGTGAACTTGTCGTACAGGGAGACGGCGTAACGCCCCAGGAGCTTGACCTTCATCCAATTGTTGCCCGTGGAGCACAGGGTCAGAAGCTGGACCGCGTCGGGCAGGCATTTGCCGGACTCGACCATGGCCTCGAACAACGTCCCCTCGGGCAACCGGGCCTTGGCCGCCTCGACCATGTATCCGCCGATGAGCAGGCCCGGCGCGGGGTAACCGTGAAATTCCTTGGCCTTTTGTTTGAATTCTTCAAATGTATACTGTCCGATGTTCATGCTGTGCCTCACAGTTCGATAAAGTACGCGATGCGACCGCCAATCCCTTCCCCGAGTTTGCCGCCGGAAAAAGGAAAGGCATCATGCCATGCCCGGGTCAGGGGTGCAACACGGAGCAACCTCGCGCGTTTCCGCACAACACTTGAACAGGCGTACAGCCGTTAATTCCTCACCGGCGCAAACGCGCGCACGCCCATGACGCCCCCCGCCGGGTCCAGAAAAACCGCCGTCTGATGGGTCTTGTCGCCCGGGACGGGACAGAGGAGCACGGTCCCACCCGCGGCCCGGACCCGCTCAAGCACGCCCATCACGTCGCGCACGGCCACCTGGGGAACCCACAACGGGGTCTTGACCGGGGCGGGCGGTGCGGTGATGCCGCCGCGCGGCCGCTCGTCGGACAGGAGCATGACGTAGGGAGCGCCGCCCGAGCCAATTTCGACGGCCCGGTAGCCCGCCAGACCGACGTAGAAGGCTTCGGCCCCGGTGACGTCCGGGGTCCACAGCTCGGCGCCCATGAACGTGCCGTCCTCCGGCGGACCATCCCGGGGATCGCCCGAGGACGAGGCCAGGAGGACGAGCCGGGCGCCCTGCGGATCGCGGATCCCGGCCATGCGACCCCGGTATGGCCGATCGCCGGGCGCATAAAGCGGGCTCGCTCCGGCCGCCAGGGCTCCGGCAAAGGCCGCATCCGCGTCGGATACGGCCAGGTTGGGGAC
Protein-coding regions in this window:
- a CDS encoding substrate-binding domain-containing protein, whose product is MTTTVLAAGSLRKALPAMAEAAGLKLDIRFGPAGLLRARIEEGLRPSLFLSANMRHVRAVSRLGDYGEAIPFLENRVCLFGRAELLADGDALRAMLDPDGRLGMSTPGADPGGDYALMVFDRAETIRPGSRAMLRDRARSLVGGDLPGHHASTGSPVVDLFRTGKVDLFLGYRTTALDVTARHPGLTILDLPPELAVRPLYGAAARATDEARSALVALLSATARQAAEDCGFTPLPSPAR
- a CDS encoding DUF2318 domain-containing protein; this translates as MKGIQSIAFIAMLFVLGLAGSASAFWGFGGNETVAAVNGTVTIPVADVDDGQAHFYTYDAGGKDVKFFVLKSRDGIIRAAFNACDVCFGEKKGYSQEGDFMICNNCGQRFHSSRINEVRGGCNPSPLHRNDDGRNVTISANDLKDGARYF
- a CDS encoding FtsX-like permease family protein, with translation MNILTIPLRNTRRKWVKTVLLLLVFTLGVTSIVSLNYVSSVVGGSLEKKLSAYGANILIMPKSEKLTVSYGGFALGDMALGAHDLDEARVADKIGHIALRERIAVVAPKLVAMARAGDTAVGVVGVRFDREKVLKGYWAVDGAYPATDDGVLAGAKAAAALGLAPGSELTLDGTKVRVAGVLKPTGSDDDSVLFAGMDFAQAHFGKPGRVSFVEVAALCAGCPIEEIVSELRTALPGTDIQALQSIVKQRMYSVDFVKKLILTVSLVILLIACCMVGVTMLASVNERIKEIGLMRSLGFSRGGVFAIFCFEAVLIGLAAGSVGYTAGYALSLKVLALLDMAKDATLAFNPAHLALTGLLIVAVSVLSAFLPAWKAASVEPSEALIAL
- a CDS encoding ABC transporter ATP-binding protein, with the translated sequence MFEAKNITKTFHGEGGETTVLNGADLLVEPGRFVSIVGRSGSGKTTFLNILSTLLAPDSGQLLYRGEDVATVSRARLNELRRKDFAVIFQFHHLLPYLTARENVLLPYMQGLGTVPAEVRKRADACLERVGLSGKGGKLPGHLSGGEQQRVAIARALVKESAILFADEPTGNLDKETGDAIMGLLSELRHDGLAVIMVTHDEEYAARADQAVRMADGRVVRQ
- a CDS encoding FmdE family protein; the protein is MNIGQYTFEEFKQKAKEFHGYPAPGLLIGGYMVEAAKARLPEGTLFEAMVESGKCLPDAVQLLTLCSTGNNWMKVKLLGRYAVSLYDKFTGKGFRVAVDLEKLAKWPEIRAWFLKEKPKAEQDTEQLFKEIEEAGDTICSIRPVVIAKRYLGHGHMTTIDVCPVCGEAYPGSDGSICRGCQGEAPYESIEGAVCSDDAPALRVVPVEQAVGKQVVHDMTGIEPGESKGPITKAGDILGIGDVCRLQRIGKFNVYDGEALPGDEWVHENDAVKAFAKRMAGPGVTYDPDPEEGKINFFAEYPGMLSIDLDALSRFNLSPDVMLATRHDGSLMPEGKGIAGTRAIPLYISRDRFSRALTALGEGPVLSVLPLKPAKVGILVTGTEVFQGLIEDKFIPIVSSKVIQLGCTVHRTDIVPDERAAITKAAKAMLDSGCDLIVTTAGMSVDPDDVTRAALEDAGLHADHYGVPMLPGTMTLVGKLRNAAIIGVPACALFYKTTAFDVVLPRVLAGQELRRKDLARLGEGGFCMNCKTCSFPKCPFGK
- a CDS encoding VOC family protein; this translates as MLRLGYSRLILIPALLGLLLPAACSTRIALPSVTPDAGRLSYPGKFVWFDLHTTDMYRVAQFYDAVFGWSVERADPGSPRIKTILRSGRRIGSIFLLDDKDRTAPGWVPNLAVSDADAAFAGALAAGASPLYAPGDRPYRGRMAGIRDPQGARLVLLASSSGDPRDGPPEDGTFMGAELWTPDVTGAEAFYVGLAGYRAVEIGSGGAPYVMLLSDERPRGGITAPPAPVKTPLWVPQVAVRDVMGVLERVRAAGGTVLLCPVPGDKTHQTAVFLDPAGGVMGVRAFAPVRN